In the Malania oleifera isolate guangnan ecotype guangnan chromosome 1, ASM2987363v1, whole genome shotgun sequence genome, one interval contains:
- the LOC131165296 gene encoding probable mannitol dehydrogenase, producing the protein MAKSSCPEHEHPRKAFGWAARDTSGVLYPFNFSRRATGEKDVTFKVLYCGICHSDLHSVRNEWGISTYPLVPGHEIVGIVTEIGNKVRNVQVGDKVGVGCMVGACHSCDNCNNDLENYCPKVILTYGAINRDGTNTYGGYSDMMVVDEHFVIQIPENLPLDGGAPLLCAGITVYSPLKYYGLNKPGMHIGIVGLGGLGHVAVKFAKAFGVKVTVISGSPKKRKEAMEHLGADSFLVSHDQDQMNAAMSTMDGIIDTVSAAHPLLPLLGLLKSHGTLVMVGAPDKPLELPIFPLLMGRKVVAGSCIGGMKETQEMIDFAAKYNITPDIEVIPMDYVNTAMERLVKADVKYRFVIDIGNTLTAAE; encoded by the exons ATGGCGAAATCATCTTGTCCGGAGCACGAGCACCCGCGGAAGGCCTTCGGATGGGCTGCCAGAGACACGTCTGGCGTTCTCTATCCCTTCAACTTCTCTAGAAG GGCAACTGGCGAGAAGGATGTTACATTCAAAGTACTGTATTGTGGGATTTGTCACTCTGATCTTCACAGCGTGAGAAATGAATGGGGCATTTCTACATATCCTCTAGTTCCTGG GCATGAGATTGTAGGCATAGTTACAGAAATAGGGAACAAGGTGCGAAATGTCCAGGTTGGAGATAAAGTAGGGGTGGGGTGTATGGTTGGAGCTTGCCACTCGTGTGACAATTGCAATAACGATCTTGAGAATTATTGTCCCAAAGTGATATTAACCTATGGTGCCATTAATCGTGATGGAACCAACACATATGGTGGCTATTCAGACATGATGGTAGTTGACGAGCACTTTGTGATTCAGATTCCAGAAAACCTTCCTCTTGATGGTGGTGCTCCTCTCTTATGTGCGGGGATCACAGTGTACAGTCCCTTGAAATACTACGGCCTTAACAAGCCTGGGATGCATATTGGTATAGTCGGTTTAGGCGGTTTGGGACATGTGGCCGTGAAGTTCGCAAAAGCTTTTGGGGTTAAAGTGACTGTAATTAGTGGCTCACCCAAAAAAAGGAAGGAAGCCATGGAGCATCTAGGTGCTGACTCGTTTCTGGTTAGTCATGATCAAGATCAAATGAAT GCTGCCATGAGCACAATGGATGGTATCATTGATACGGTCTCTGCAGCTCATCCTCTTTTGCCATTGCTAGGCCTATTGAAGTCTCATGGAACTCTAGTCATGGTTGGTGCTCCAGACAAACCGCTTGAGCTACCCATCTTTCCTCTCCTTATGG GGAGGAAAGTGGTGGCTGGAAGTTGTATTGGTGGCATGAAGGAGACACAAGAGATGATTGATTTTgcagcaaaatacaatataacACCCGATATTGAGGTTATTCCAATGGACTATGTGAACACTGCCATGGAACGTCTTGTAAAAGCTGATGTTAAATATCGTTTTGTTATCGACATTGGGAACACATTAACTGCTGCCGAGTAA